One genomic window of Nicotiana sylvestris chromosome 10, ASM39365v2, whole genome shotgun sequence includes the following:
- the LOC104247818 gene encoding aspartic proteinase Asp1, translated as MKGKWKSPFWVLLVLYCLLLSQSFKGCFSAFSLPRPSWKKQSKFGSSLVFPLAGNVYPKGYYQVTLNVGQPPKPYFLDIDTGSDLTWLQCDAPCAKCTPAPHSLYKPNKNIVKCKDPVCASLHLTANNHCHTPDEQCDYEVEYADHGSSLGVLVKDAFPLRFTNGTTVAPPLVFGCGYDQEVPASTRAPFTDGILGLGNGKSSVLSQLSSLGLIRNVVGHCLSGQGGGFLFFGDDVLPSSGIVWTPILRASSEKHYSLGPADLLFSGQATGIKGIPIIFDSGSTYSYFNSEAYKILVSSIKKDVNTKQLTDAVDDKSLPVCWKGSKSFKSIHDAKSFFKPLTLSFTKAKNVQLQLPPEAYLVRTEHGNICLGILDGTDVGIGNYNIIGDVSMVDKMVIYDNEKQQIGWVPANCNKLP; from the exons ATGAAAGGAAAATGGAAATCACCTTTTTGGGTGCTATTGGTGTTGTACTGTCTACTTCTATCTCAGTCGTTTAAGGGATGTTTTTCTGCCTTTAGTCTGCCTCGTCCCTCTTGGAAGAAACAGTCCAAATTTGGTTCCTCTCTTGTTTTCCCTCTAGCTGGAAATGTGTATCCTAAAGG GTATTATCAGGTGACACTCAATGTTGGCCAACCCCCCAAACCTTACTTTCTTGATATAGACACTGGTAGTGATCTCACTTGGCTCCAGTGTGATGCACCTTGTGCCAAATGCACTCCG GCTCCTCACAGTCTGTACAAACCGAATAAAAATATTGTCAAGTGTAAGGATCCTGTATGTGCATCCCTTCACTTGACTGCAAACAATCACTGTCACACCCCTGACGAGCAATGCGACTATGAGGTTGAGTATGCAGATCATGGTTCGTCGTTGGGAGTTCTGGTCAAAGACGCATTTCCACTAAGATTCACCAATGGTACTACCGTTGCACCTCCACTAGTGTTTGG TTGCGGGTACGATCAAGAAGTGCCAGCCTCTACTCGGGCACCTTTTACCGATGGAATTCTTGGTCTAGGAAATGGAAAATCAAGCGTTCTATCACAGCTGAGTAGCTTGGGTCTTATCCGGAATGTAGTAGGTCACTGTTTAAGCGGGCAAGGCGGAGGTTTTCTTTTCTTTGGAGATGATGTCCTCCCGTCTTCTGGGATTGTTTGGACACCTATTTTGCGTGCATCTTCAGA GAAACACTATTCTTTGGGACCTGCAGATCTCCTATTCAGTGGGCAGGCAACTGGAATAAAGGGTATACCAATAATTTTTGACAGCGGAAGTACTTACAGTTACTTTAATTCTGAAGCATACAAAATTCTAGTGTCTTCG ATTAAGAAAGATGTAAACACAAAGCAGCTGACCGATGCAGTGGACGACAAAAGCTTACCTGTCTGCTGGAAAGgctccaaaagcttcaaatccaTTCATGATGCCAAGAGCTTCTTCAAGCCATTAACTCTTAGTTTCACAAAAGCTAAAAATGTTCAGCTTCAACTGCCACCCGAGGCCTATCTTGTTCGAACT GAGCATGGCAATATATGCTTAGGTATATTGGATGGTACCGACGTTGGAATAGGAAATTATAATATCATTGGAG ATGTTTCGATGGTAGACAAAATGGTGATCTACGACAACGAGAAGCAACAGATTGGTTGGGTTCCAGCAAACTGCAACAAGCTTCCATAG